In Nitratiruptor sp. YY09-18, a single window of DNA contains:
- the gap gene encoding type I glyceraldehyde-3-phosphate dehydrogenase: MKLKVAINGFGRIGRAVARNLLERKEFELVAINDLMQTSMMAYLLKHDSVHGRCDYAIEADEKNLYIEGKKIATAHATSPEQIDFDEVDVVIESTGKFLSQDLAKGHLRYAKKVIISAPAVDDTPTFVYGINHQNYDREHIISNASCTTNCLAPIVKILDEHYGIQKGLMTTVHSYTIDQNLLDSDHKREIRRSRAAAINLVPTTTGAARAIFKVLPNLQGKLDGRSVRVPVADVSLMDLDLVLAKNVTKSELQELFRTYAKGELAGILGVDEEYGVSQDFVGAKESSIVALDLIQTIDNMVKIMSWYDNEWGYANRLLDMAKFITKE, translated from the coding sequence ATGAAGCTAAAGGTAGCGATTAACGGTTTTGGCCGTATAGGAAGGGCGGTTGCGAGAAATTTACTTGAACGTAAGGAATTTGAGCTCGTAGCTATCAATGACCTCATGCAAACTTCCATGATGGCCTATCTTCTCAAGCACGATTCAGTCCATGGCCGCTGTGATTATGCAATCGAAGCTGATGAGAAGAATCTCTACATAGAGGGCAAAAAAATTGCAACAGCTCATGCAACTTCTCCAGAGCAAATCGATTTTGATGAAGTGGATGTTGTTATAGAATCGACTGGCAAATTTCTCTCACAAGATCTCGCAAAGGGACACTTGCGCTATGCAAAGAAGGTGATCATCTCTGCTCCAGCAGTAGATGATACGCCAACATTTGTCTATGGAATCAATCACCAAAACTATGATAGAGAGCACATCATCTCAAATGCTAGTTGTACAACAAACTGCCTCGCTCCCATCGTCAAAATCCTTGATGAGCACTATGGCATTCAAAAGGGTCTCATGACGACAGTGCACAGCTATACAATTGATCAAAACCTCCTCGATAGCGATCACAAGCGAGAAATCCGCCGCTCCCGCGCAGCTGCTATCAATCTCGTTCCTACTACAACTGGTGCGGCGCGTGCCATTTTTAAAGTCTTACCAAATCTGCAAGGCAAGCTTGATGGTCGCAGTGTGAGGGTGCCTGTAGCAGATGTATCCCTTATGGATCTCGATCTCGTATTAGCCAAAAATGTCACGAAATCTGAGCTACAAGAGCTTTTTCGCACCTATGCCAAGGGTGAGCTTGCAGGCATTTTGGGAGTAGATGAAGAGTATGGTGTCTCACAAGATTTTGTAGGTGCAAAAGAGAGCTCAATCGTGGCTCTCGATCTCATACAGACAATCGATAATATGGTCAAGATCATGAGCTGGTATGACAATGAGTGGGGCTATGCAAATAGACTATTAGATATGGCAAAATTTATAACAAAGGAGTAG
- the nadD gene encoding nicotinate (nicotinamide) nucleotide adenylyltransferase yields the protein MHIAIFGGSFDPPHTGHVAIVKKALEDLDIDLLVIVPTYLNPFKQSFKAPPKKRLQWLKKIFMYQSRVKICDFEIRNNRPTYAIETVAYLRKRYKPQKIYYIIGSDNVSSLHKWHQYRKLSHLVEFVIATRRGYEAPYKFKRLEVDVPVSSTMLRKHPQKRYLPKQVAWEIIRFYRA from the coding sequence ATGCATATAGCAATTTTTGGGGGAAGTTTTGATCCCCCACACACAGGACATGTAGCGATAGTCAAAAAGGCTTTGGAGGATCTTGATATCGATCTACTCGTAATCGTACCCACCTATCTCAACCCATTTAAGCAAAGCTTCAAAGCCCCACCAAAGAAGCGACTGCAGTGGCTCAAGAAGATTTTTATGTATCAAAGTAGAGTCAAAATCTGTGATTTTGAGATACGTAACAATCGTCCAACATACGCAATAGAGACAGTTGCGTATCTGCGCAAACGCTACAAACCTCAAAAAATCTACTACATTATTGGAAGTGATAATGTGAGCTCACTGCATAAGTGGCATCAATATAGAAAACTTTCCCACTTAGTGGAGTTTGTGATTGCAACAAGAAGAGGCTATGAGGCGCCTTACAAATTTAAAAGATTAGAAGTTGATGTGCCTGTAAGCTCGACAATGCTGCGAAAACACCCGCAAAAGCGCTATCTCCCCAAGCAGGTAGCCTGGGAGATTATACGTTTTTATCGCGCATGA
- the rsfS gene encoding ribosome silencing factor produces MQKRAQRIKDLLEEKKGENVDIIDTSKSDYFVDRVIIATTLSDKHTTALLDYLKEKLKPQGEEFIKVQEGDEWIVIDLGDILVHLMTEAYRNKYQIEEFLAELMRDKNV; encoded by the coding sequence ATTCAAAAAAGAGCCCAACGTATTAAAGATCTGCTTGAAGAGAAAAAGGGTGAAAATGTCGACATCATCGATACATCCAAGAGTGACTATTTTGTAGATAGAGTAATTATTGCAACAACTCTTAGTGACAAGCACACCACTGCTCTTCTAGACTATCTCAAAGAGAAGCTAAAGCCCCAAGGAGAAGAGTTTATCAAAGTGCAAGAGGGTGATGAATGGATTGTGATCGATCTTGGAGATATCCTCGTACATCTCATGACTGAAGCCTACCGCAATAAATACCAGATAGAAGAGTTTTTAGCAGAGCTCATGCGCGATAAAAACGTATAA
- the argS gene encoding arginine--tRNA ligase has product MKKRVKSLLQEVIQKDVVLEKPKEKKFGHYATPIAFALAKELRKSPMQIADELAKSFEENPIFEKVEPIRGYLNFKLSEDFMDSYATWALQNEEQFGADSQGQKIHLEFVSANPTGPLHIGHARGAVIGEALARMGRYLGNDILKEYYINDAGNQIYLLGLSIFLAAREALGKDIQWPDEYYRGEYIKDLAQEAIEEFGEQFFEDEANIERLSEWGKDKMMELIRANLASVGIEFDNFVSEKSLYERWDEVLEILRKNGAIYEKDGKVWLRSTEYGDEKDRVVVREDGRPTYLAGDIIYHYDKFLRGFDRYINIWGADHHGYIARVKAAIKFLGFDSERLEIILAQMVSLLKGGEPYKMSKRAGNFILMSDVVEEIGADALKFMFLSKKSDTHLEFDVDMLKKEDSSNPVYYINYAHARIHSVLEKAGKSFEDVVHVKLVGLNEDAKDLLFQALILPEIIEDAFVKREVQRMTDYLKALAAHLHSFYNKHKVIGTEYEDRYLKLLLTVALSLRVGLRLLGIEAKERM; this is encoded by the coding sequence TTGAAAAAACGTGTCAAATCGTTACTCCAAGAAGTTATCCAAAAAGATGTTGTCCTAGAAAAACCAAAAGAGAAAAAGTTTGGTCATTATGCTACTCCCATCGCTTTTGCGTTAGCAAAAGAGTTGCGTAAAAGCCCCATGCAAATAGCCGATGAGTTGGCAAAAAGTTTCGAAGAGAACCCGATTTTTGAAAAAGTCGAGCCAATTCGAGGCTATCTCAATTTTAAGCTCAGCGAAGATTTCATGGACTCTTATGCAACATGGGCACTGCAAAACGAGGAGCAGTTTGGAGCAGATAGCCAAGGCCAAAAAATTCATCTAGAATTTGTGAGCGCCAATCCAACTGGACCCCTCCATATAGGTCATGCAAGAGGTGCAGTCATAGGCGAGGCTCTTGCACGTATGGGAAGGTACCTTGGCAACGATATACTCAAAGAGTACTACATCAATGACGCTGGAAATCAGATATATCTTTTGGGGCTTTCGATCTTTTTGGCTGCACGAGAGGCTCTTGGCAAAGATATCCAATGGCCGGACGAATATTATAGAGGCGAGTATATTAAAGATTTGGCACAAGAGGCGATCGAAGAGTTTGGAGAGCAGTTTTTTGAAGATGAGGCAAATATCGAGCGCCTCAGCGAGTGGGGAAAAGATAAGATGATGGAGCTCATTCGCGCAAATCTTGCGAGTGTGGGGATTGAGTTTGACAATTTCGTCAGTGAAAAGAGTCTCTATGAGCGCTGGGATGAGGTGCTTGAAATTTTGCGCAAAAATGGAGCCATCTATGAAAAAGATGGCAAAGTGTGGCTTCGCTCAACAGAATATGGAGATGAAAAAGATAGGGTAGTCGTGCGTGAAGATGGCCGCCCTACCTATCTTGCTGGTGATATCATCTATCATTACGATAAATTTTTGCGCGGGTTTGATCGCTATATCAATATATGGGGAGCTGACCATCACGGCTACATAGCGCGTGTCAAGGCTGCTATCAAATTTTTAGGATTTGATTCAGAAAGATTAGAGATCATCTTAGCACAGATGGTCTCTTTGCTCAAAGGTGGAGAGCCGTATAAGATGAGCAAACGTGCGGGCAACTTTATCTTGATGAGTGACGTTGTGGAAGAGATTGGGGCAGATGCTTTGAAATTTATGTTTTTGAGCAAAAAGAGCGATACACATCTTGAATTTGATGTGGATATGCTCAAAAAAGAGGATAGCTCAAACCCTGTTTACTATATCAACTACGCCCATGCACGTATCCATTCAGTTTTGGAGAAAGCTGGGAAGAGCTTTGAAGATGTTGTACATGTGAAACTAGTAGGCCTTAATGAAGATGCAAAAGATCTACTCTTCCAAGCGCTCATCTTGCCAGAGATCATTGAAGATGCTTTTGTAAAAAGAGAAGTGCAGCGCATGACCGATTATCTTAAAGCCCTTGCAGCTCACCTGCATAGCTTCTACAATAAACACAAAGTCATAGGTACAGAGTATGAGGATCGCTATCTCAAACTCTTGCTCACTGTGGCACTCTCTTTGCGTGTTGGTTTGAGATTGCTAGGAATTGAAGCAAAAGAAAGGATGTAG
- a CDS encoding twin-arginine translocase TatA/TatE family subunit: protein MGMPSMPELLIILAIVVLLFGAKKIPELAKGLGSGIKNFKKAMREDEEEIAANGEKKEIEQKESTASTTKSSETTNA, encoded by the coding sequence ATGGGAATGCCAAGTATGCCAGAACTTTTAATAATATTAGCAATTGTTGTATTGCTCTTTGGTGCTAAGAAGATTCCAGAGCTTGCAAAAGGGCTTGGAAGCGGTATTAAAAACTTCAAAAAAGCGATGAGAGAAGACGAAGAAGAGATCGCTGCAAACGGAGAGAAAAAAGAGATAGAACAAAAAGAGTCTACAGCTTCTACAACAAAATCTTCTGAAACTACAAATGCATAA
- the gmk gene encoding guanylate kinase gives MFDKGALLVVSGPSGAGKSTLIKTILQEQKDIYFSISTTTRPMRPGEVDGKDYYFVTKEEFEKDIEEGMFLEWANVHGNYYGTSLRPVLQALNEGKLVLFDIDVQGFFSIKTSDLAPLMTSVFVTTPSMSELKERLEQRGTDSREVIQKRLENAQKEIVHMGEYDYIIINSDLEISKQQMRALATVARLKHAQDEIESFIKNWCKS, from the coding sequence ATGTTTGACAAAGGTGCACTGCTTGTCGTTTCAGGTCCCAGCGGTGCTGGCAAAAGCACCCTCATCAAGACTATTTTACAAGAGCAAAAAGATATCTATTTTAGTATCTCCACAACAACCCGTCCTATGCGCCCTGGTGAAGTAGACGGAAAAGATTACTATTTTGTAACAAAAGAGGAGTTTGAAAAAGATATAGAAGAGGGTATGTTTTTGGAGTGGGCCAATGTCCATGGCAACTACTACGGCACCTCACTCCGTCCAGTTTTGCAAGCGCTTAATGAGGGCAAATTGGTACTTTTTGATATCGATGTGCAGGGATTTTTCTCTATCAAAACAAGTGATCTTGCCCCACTCATGACTTCAGTTTTTGTCACAACTCCTTCTATGAGCGAACTTAAAGAGCGATTAGAGCAAAGAGGTACAGATTCTAGGGAAGTAATTCAAAAGCGCTTAGAGAATGCACAAAAAGAGATAGTACACATGGGAGAGTATGACTATATCATCATAAACAGCGATCTTGAGATTTCAAAGCAGCAGATGCGTGCACTAGCGACTGTTGCACGGCTTAAACATGCGCAAGATGAGATCGAATCATTCATTAAGAACTGGTGCAAGAGCTAA
- a CDS encoding phospholipase D-like domain-containing protein — translation MKKFFLLSFLVLHLLSAQLYFLPFESRDAMHQLLRWIDQAHYKIDIAMYSFTNKKIAKRLVNAAKRGVKIRLILDEEQNLKDRYSQIGYLAKYPNIAVFTIKGKYAKRGEYYGKMHMKLAIIDNKRLIFGSANWSNSAFKRNYELLYFLDDLQKAKKSERFFERILRKAKEY, via the coding sequence ATGAAAAAGTTTTTTCTATTATCGTTTTTGGTGCTGCATTTATTAAGTGCCCAGCTCTACTTCCTCCCATTTGAGTCTCGTGATGCCATGCACCAACTTCTTCGCTGGATAGATCAAGCCCACTACAAAATCGATATAGCGATGTATAGTTTTACAAACAAAAAGATTGCAAAAAGATTGGTCAACGCAGCCAAGAGAGGTGTCAAGATTCGCCTCATTTTAGATGAAGAGCAAAATCTCAAGGATCGCTACTCCCAAATTGGTTATCTTGCAAAGTATCCTAATATTGCAGTTTTTACAATCAAAGGAAAATATGCAAAGCGGGGAGAATATTATGGCAAGATGCATATGAAGCTAGCGATAATTGATAACAAGAGACTTATATTTGGCTCAGCTAATTGGTCCAATTCAGCTTTTAAGCGAAACTATGAACTGCTCTACTTTTTAGATGATTTGCAAAAAGCTAAAAAGAGTGAGAGGTTTTTTGAAAGAATTTTAAGGAAGGCAAAGGAGTATTAG
- the rplS gene encoding 50S ribosomal protein L19, producing MRNKYIEHFEKAQVEAKQVPEFKAGDTVRVAVEIKEGDKTRIQNFEGVCIAIRGEGTGKTFTVRKIGANNIGVERIFPLYSDSIKDIKVLRKGRVRRAKLYYLRDRKGKAARIRELKK from the coding sequence ATGAGAAATAAATATATTGAGCACTTCGAAAAAGCGCAGGTAGAAGCAAAGCAGGTTCCAGAGTTCAAGGCTGGAGATACAGTGAGAGTGGCTGTAGAGATCAAAGAGGGTGACAAAACAAGAATCCAGAATTTCGAGGGTGTTTGTATCGCTATTAGAGGTGAAGGCACAGGGAAAACTTTCACTGTAAGAAAAATCGGTGCAAACAATATAGGTGTAGAGAGAATATTTCCACTCTATAGTGACAGTATCAAAGATATCAAAGTGCTCCGTAAAGGTCGTGTAAGAAGAGCAAAACTCTACTATCTCCGTGATAGAAAAGGTAAAGCTGCGAGAATTAGAGAGCTTAAAAAATAA
- the trmD gene encoding tRNA (guanosine(37)-N1)-methyltransferase TrmD — translation MKISYLTLFPHLMECYFSDSILKRAIEKELFAIEFIDFRKFSEDKHKKVDRPKVGGGAGMLLEPSPIARALEAIKTKNSWVIFVTPVAKRFNQKDAKRLAQKEHLIFVNGRYEGFDERLIEIYADEVLSIGDFILTGGELASLVMSDAIVRNIPGVLGNEASLEEESFENDLLEAPAFTKPDEFAGKKIVLEFLKGNHSKISALKYDMAVMRTQYYRPDKRITDEK, via the coding sequence ATGAAAATATCATACCTTACACTTTTCCCCCATCTTATGGAGTGCTATTTTAGTGATTCGATTTTAAAAAGGGCTATCGAAAAAGAGCTTTTTGCTATAGAGTTTATCGATTTTAGAAAATTTAGCGAAGATAAACACAAAAAAGTAGATAGACCAAAAGTTGGCGGGGGAGCCGGGATGCTCCTAGAACCCTCTCCCATTGCTAGGGCTCTTGAAGCGATTAAAACTAAAAATTCTTGGGTGATCTTTGTTACCCCGGTAGCAAAGAGATTTAATCAAAAAGATGCGAAGCGACTAGCACAAAAAGAGCATCTCATTTTTGTAAATGGTCGCTATGAGGGGTTTGATGAGCGTCTCATAGAGATCTATGCCGATGAGGTGCTTAGTATCGGTGACTTTATTCTCACTGGGGGAGAGTTAGCAAGTCTTGTGATGAGTGATGCAATAGTGCGCAATATTCCCGGAGTTCTCGGCAATGAAGCATCCCTTGAAGAGGAGAGCTTTGAGAATGATCTGCTGGAGGCTCCAGCATTTACGAAGCCAGATGAGTTTGCAGGTAAGAAAATAGTTTTAGAGTTTTTAAAGGGTAATCATAGTAAAATTAGCGCCTTAAAATATGATATGGCTGTAATGAGGACACAATATTATAGACCTGATAAAAGGATTACAGATGAGAAATAA
- the rimM gene encoding ribosome maturation factor RimM (Essential for efficient processing of 16S rRNA) → MKKLAIARIGRSVGLKGEMRFFDLSDFPEQFQEGSSFESDRGTVTIEKINPQRGTVKLVGVNTPEEAKRYTNAYLYSDEESTKASIDLADDEYFWFDILGCNLYENGELLGSIKDIQRLPAADYLIIDTDKALIEEGLPKSFMVPFIDEYIKDVDIKSKKIEASGAKDILQAS, encoded by the coding sequence ATGAAGAAGCTTGCTATCGCAAGAATTGGACGTAGCGTGGGTCTCAAGGGAGAGATGCGTTTTTTCGATCTCTCTGACTTTCCTGAGCAGTTTCAAGAGGGTAGCAGCTTTGAGAGTGACAGGGGGACTGTAACAATTGAGAAGATTAACCCACAGCGAGGAACTGTGAAGCTTGTGGGAGTCAATACTCCAGAAGAGGCAAAACGTTATACAAATGCATATCTATATAGCGACGAAGAGTCTACAAAAGCGAGTATCGATCTAGCAGATGATGAGTATTTCTGGTTTGATATTCTTGGATGCAATCTTTATGAAAATGGAGAGTTGCTAGGAAGTATCAAAGATATTCAACGTCTCCCAGCAGCTGACTATCTCATCATCGACACAGATAAAGCCTTGATAGAAGAGGGCTTGCCAAAAAGTTTCATGGTGCCTTTTATTGATGAATATATCAAAGATGTAGATATAAAGAGCAAAAAAATTGAGGCGAGTGGAGCCAAAGATATACTCCAAGCATCATGA
- a CDS encoding KH domain-containing protein has translation MVRDFVEKFAKLLANYPEDVRVELNQVNESYSEITIYANRADAGKIIGKEGKMIGAIKTVISGCKAKDGVSYKVNVQPVE, from the coding sequence ATGGTAAGAGATTTTGTGGAGAAGTTTGCAAAACTTCTTGCAAACTACCCAGAAGATGTGCGTGTCGAACTCAACCAGGTCAATGAGAGCTATAGCGAGATCACTATCTATGCCAATAGAGCCGATGCAGGTAAAATCATCGGAAAAGAGGGCAAAATGATAGGAGCTATCAAGACAGTAATCTCTGGCTGCAAAGCAAAAGATGGAGTGAGTTACAAAGTCAATGTCCAGCCTGTGGAGTAG
- the rpsP gene encoding 30S ribosomal protein S16 — MTVIRLARFGRKKKPFYRIVVTDSRKRRDSGWIEVIGYYNPLTDPSTAKIDRERLNYWLGVGAKMSDRVKKISEWAEDK, encoded by the coding sequence ATGACAGTTATCAGACTTGCAAGATTTGGTAGAAAGAAGAAACCTTTCTATAGAATTGTAGTTACAGATAGTAGAAAAAGAAGAGATAGTGGTTGGATAGAAGTGATCGGATACTACAATCCTCTTACAGATCCTTCAACTGCAAAAATAGATCGTGAAAGACTCAACTACTGGCTAGGTGTTGGTGCGAAGATGAGCGATCGTGTGAAAAAAATCAGCGAGTGGGCGGAAGATAAGTAA
- the ffh gene encoding signal recognition particle protein, which yields MFETLSSSFSNAIKKIRFKDDEKALKKALTELKKSLLKADVHHKVVKELLQRVELDTKAAGIGRDTFLQALQKNLTDILTAPGKQGFVYASKPPTVVLMTGLQGSGKTTTSGKLANYLKLRGKKVLLVAADLQRLAAVEQLRQIAQQIDVDFFGEEGEQDPVKVVKDALATAKEKLYDVVIIDTAGRLAIDKALMDELRRVKETANPDEVFYVADSLTGQDAVRSAAKFNEDVGITGVILTKYDGDSKGGVAISLAHQIGVPLRFIGTGEKMPDLEVFIPERITNRLMGAGDIESLAEKTAAVIDEKKAKQISKKIAKGKFNFEDFLDQLESIKKMGSLKSLISMIPGMGNMAKAIKDLDLENSQEIKKIKAMINSMTPKERKDPDLILKNNSRKRRIAQGAGLSQQEVNKILKQFNNAAKFAKKFAGKKGMQDMQNLMKQMGGGGMPPIR from the coding sequence TTGTTTGAAACGCTTTCGAGCTCATTTAGCAATGCCATAAAAAAGATCAGATTCAAAGATGATGAGAAAGCTCTAAAGAAGGCGCTTACTGAGCTCAAAAAGAGCCTGCTTAAGGCTGATGTGCACCATAAAGTTGTCAAAGAGCTTTTGCAACGTGTGGAGCTTGATACAAAAGCAGCAGGGATTGGGCGTGATACATTTTTGCAAGCGCTTCAAAAAAATCTCACTGATATCCTCACAGCTCCTGGCAAACAGGGATTTGTATATGCAAGCAAACCTCCAACTGTAGTCTTGATGACAGGTTTGCAAGGAAGTGGGAAGACGACAACCTCTGGAAAACTTGCAAACTATCTCAAGCTCAGAGGTAAAAAAGTGCTCCTTGTGGCTGCCGACCTCCAAAGACTTGCAGCAGTGGAGCAGCTACGCCAGATTGCACAGCAAATAGATGTAGACTTTTTTGGCGAAGAGGGTGAGCAAGACCCAGTTAAAGTGGTCAAAGACGCTCTTGCAACTGCCAAAGAGAAGCTCTATGATGTGGTGATTATAGATACTGCAGGGCGTTTGGCAATTGATAAAGCCTTGATGGATGAACTGCGTCGTGTCAAAGAGACAGCAAATCCTGATGAGGTGTTTTATGTAGCTGACTCACTTACAGGTCAAGATGCAGTCAGAAGTGCAGCAAAATTCAATGAAGATGTAGGTATCACTGGTGTTATCCTTACAAAATATGATGGGGATAGCAAAGGTGGTGTAGCAATTTCCCTCGCACATCAAATCGGCGTGCCTCTTCGCTTCATAGGGACTGGCGAGAAGATGCCAGATTTGGAAGTCTTTATACCTGAAAGAATCACAAACCGCTTGATGGGTGCGGGTGACATCGAGTCTTTAGCTGAAAAGACTGCAGCAGTCATTGATGAGAAGAAAGCGAAGCAGATTAGCAAAAAGATCGCAAAAGGGAAGTTTAATTTCGAAGACTTTCTCGATCAGCTTGAGTCAATTAAGAAAATGGGGAGTCTCAAAAGCCTCATCTCTATGATCCCAGGTATGGGAAATATGGCAAAGGCCATAAAAGATCTCGATCTTGAAAACTCACAAGAGATCAAAAAAATCAAAGCTATGATCAATTCCATGACTCCAAAAGAGCGCAAAGATCCAGATCTCATTCTCAAAAACAATTCTCGCAAGCGCCGTATAGCACAAGGTGCAGGTCTGAGCCAGCAGGAGGTCAACAAAATCCTTAAGCAGTTTAACAATGCAGCCAAATTTGCCAAAAAATTTGCTGGTAAAAAGGGAATGCAGGATATGCAAAATCTCATGAAGCAGATGGGTGGTGGAGGAATGCCACCGATTCGCTGA
- a CDS encoding RluA family pseudouridine synthase: MKDKAYKVLAKQLDISNKKAKELIDRGLVYVGDRKVQIARGEIDVKTKFRVKKVEKPQVIYEDEKVLAINKPAHITSEEIKQDSGYELLHRLDKETSGVLLLAKDKEFRKKAIEEFRNQRVYKEYVAWVEGIIAEPFEIDLPILTIKKNGKAKSRISRSKGQPALTIVEPLEIHGKKTKIKAIIKTGRTHQIRVHLARSGHPILGDVFYGGKPWSRIMLHAKKIELLDYSFEAPEPQDFIIR, translated from the coding sequence ATGAAGGATAAAGCCTATAAAGTATTGGCAAAGCAGCTAGATATTTCAAACAAAAAAGCAAAAGAGTTGATCGATAGAGGTTTGGTCTATGTGGGTGATCGCAAAGTACAGATTGCAAGAGGCGAGATAGATGTAAAGACCAAATTTCGCGTCAAAAAGGTAGAAAAACCACAAGTAATTTATGAAGATGAGAAGGTATTGGCTATCAATAAGCCTGCACATATCACTAGCGAAGAGATAAAGCAAGATAGCGGATATGAACTGCTCCATAGACTCGATAAAGAGACAAGCGGTGTGTTGCTGCTAGCAAAAGATAAAGAGTTTCGCAAAAAAGCGATAGAGGAGTTTAGAAATCAGCGTGTCTATAAAGAGTATGTTGCTTGGGTAGAGGGAATTATTGCAGAGCCTTTTGAGATAGATCTGCCAATTTTGACGATTAAGAAAAACGGAAAAGCCAAGAGTCGCATCTCTCGCTCCAAAGGACAACCCGCTCTTACAATTGTTGAGCCTTTGGAGATCCATGGCAAAAAGACCAAGATCAAAGCCATAATCAAAACAGGCAGGACGCACCAGATCAGAGTCCATCTGGCTCGCAGTGGTCATCCTATTTTGGGTGATGTGTTCTATGGAGGAAAACCTTGGAGTAGAATAATGCTCCATGCAAAAAAAATAGAGCTGTTAGATTACAGCTTCGAAGCACCAGAACCACAAGATTTTATAATTCGATAA
- a CDS encoding DUF167 family protein, with product MWYEKRGDSIILYIKAQPNSSRSKIAGVYGDALKINIKAPAVEGAANKELIKFLSKSFKVPKSQIAFVSGETSKRKAIKLPMNEKIEEFLESMNEG from the coding sequence ATGTGGTATGAAAAAAGAGGTGATAGCATTATTCTTTATATCAAAGCGCAGCCAAACTCTAGTCGCAGCAAAATTGCGGGAGTGTACGGAGATGCTTTGAAAATAAATATAAAAGCACCAGCAGTTGAGGGTGCAGCAAACAAAGAGCTTATAAAATTTTTGAGTAAAAGCTTTAAAGTTCCAAAGAGCCAGATAGCATTTGTGAGTGGGGAGACAAGCAAGAGAAAAGCTATCAAGTTACCGATGAATGAGAAAATAGAAGAGTTTTTGGAGAGTATGAATGAAGGATAA